aaaaataaatttttagaaatCCCTCGCAGGTTTCAAACCAGTGGCAGCCGCCCTTCTCAAAGGAACCGTACATGAGACTCTCGCCTCATACGGCTCCGTCCTGGAATcaggacccccccccccccccccttcctttGACCAACGGGTCCTCGAACCCATGGGGGTTACGAATCATTCATTGATTGATTCAAGGTAGCTTCAGCCATTGTGGGTAGAAGCTAGTCGCCAGAAGCAAAGCGATCTTCCGGGCCGGAAAGGAGGCCTCTTTCTGACGCGTAAGCTACCGCAAAATGAATGAAGGAAAAAGGCCTCAGGGTGCAATTTTCCGTTAAAATTATGAGGATTTCTCATCAACTCAATTCCAATCAGAATGTGGTAATGAAATAAAAAGGAATAAGTAGACTTACAAACAGAGTTTGGAAACTAGAGCTGCTAGCCATGACTAACAAATAGAAGATTGCAAGAACAAGCACTACATGCGCTCGAGAAAAAATGGTAGATACCTTCACAAGTCGTTTACTGGCTtcgtcaacttctccacaaagaAATGTTTTTGAGGTGTCCCCATGATAACCCTAAAATGGTGAGGGCACTTCAGGTGAATATATCCAAATTCAAGTCCATGAGGCATGAAAGCATCAATAGTATGAAGTGGCAATAATTAGATATGATCAAGCAGTAAACACGTACATTTAAGTAGACAGTGACATCGATATTAATTATGTCTCCATCCTGTGAAACACTAATAGAAACAATTAGTTACGCTGGCTGTGGAACTGTGAAGTGGAAAGGCCCTGAAAGTGGGCACAAAACAGGCCAAGGTAAAGGCTTTCTGAACCTGTAGTGCGCGCGAATCAGGTATTCCATGGCACATGCATTCATTCACTGACGTGCATACACTTTTTGGAAACCCACCATATCCAAGTGGTGATGGATAGGCTCCAGCATCAATGATCATCTTGTGCACTGCTTTATCAATTTCGTCTGTTGTTACAGAGGGCTGATAGAAAATGCAATAGATTTCTCACTGAAGATATAATTATGAATAAAAAAAGGTATCTTATAAACAAAAGCAGCAAATCAATCGTGAGAAATAAAAACATAATAGTGGAAGTGCTAAGCATGCTTACTTTCACTAATGTTCCTGCATATTCAAGAACACGAGCAGCAAGCTCACAAGCAGCTCTCATATGGATGATGCTCTCTTTGTCGTGCATTTGTATCTCTTTTGCTATCTCAGGTACATCTTTTGTGCCAACATAAGGAGGTCGAGGTATGTTTCCTGGAACCGGAAGTGGTGGGCTAACAGTTCCACGAATCAGGGGCGCTCTTTTCTTTGGCTGTCCAGACTCTTGTGCTCCTCTAGACATTTGAGTTTCAGTTTCAGCAAGCATCAGAAAGGTACACAGACTCGGATGCAGCCATGCAGGTAGAGTGGCACTAGCAGTCTAGTACTCATGTCCTACGTGATTAGACAATTAATTTCGAATTATAATACGGAAGCAACAAGGTGGATTACATACCTCGTACTTGCTTTCTCCAAACCCCCTAATCTCTTTGCCTGGACAAGGAAAGGCTTCTTCTGAAGGCATGTTTTCCCTTGAAAAAATCGAAAGGAGACACACCACGGTCGATTGAGTATAATAGATAAAGGAATGATACATACCATTAGAATCATGCTACACCCACGAActttaggcatcgcatcacaaGACACTGAGTTTTCCTGCCCGCCTAGACGCTTTACGGTATACAGTCGTACATAGAGAGAGAACAGACCGAGCAGATACCTCGGCCACCGGAGACCAACGGTGCGGGGCGGTGGAGCTCCATGGACGGGACTCTAATCGCCATTAGAGCGGGCGGCCGTCTCCTCCAAATCTGCAGTGGGGCGGGCGACGGGGTCGCCAATTCGGATTGGTAGTCGCGCGGGCGAGGGGGAGGGAGCCCGCGACGAACTTTGAGAAGGGGAGATAGAGGATAATACGAGGGGGAAATGGATTTTCGcctctcctttttttccttcccaGCAAATGAAGGGCCGAGAGCTGGGCCGGGTGGGGACGCCGAGCACCTCAGTGGGCCGTGGCATTCATAGTTTCTAAATACGTTGGACCGGGCCCTGTCTCTATTGGAAGCGAATTCTTGGCAGCCTGTCAAAATGCGATTTTGATCCTTCCTGAAGAGAAGAACGAACAGGGGTCAGAACCAGagtttgtttgtttctttgaagctgaaaGTGGCCAATAAAGCTTTCCTTGAGAAATGGAAGCTGAACAATGATGCAGGCAAGGAGCCAAGGACCAAATGAAAAAGGGTATATAAAGAAGGTCAACAAACCCGGGCATAGGAGTTATAGGAGGTCGATGAAGGAGAAGCCAGTGCTCGTTTCTTCTGAAGCAACCACTTTGCATAGCATGTGCTGCAGCCATAGATGTCCATGCAGCATGTGGCCCACCTACCCCGCACGGAGCCCGATTTTTTGGCCCAGCTCTAACCTGACCCGGCACGGAAGGCTTCGGGCCCGGGCTGGCCCAGCCCGATAGctcgtgccgggcgtgggccGCCACCCCGGCATGACGGGCGGCCCGACCCGGCACGGTGACAAGGAACCGGCCCGTTAAGACCTGTATAAATACCAGCAGTCCAACATGGCAACATCAACCGGTCAACCCTAACTATATCTCTTctaccccgccgccacccttcttTTCTAGTTCTCGTTCGCCATCTCCCCGTGaccccgtcgcctcccctcTGACCTCCCCTTCGCCTGCGGCCTTCCCTCCGGCGTgcggcgctccctccctccctcgcggtcgcctccctccctcacaGCCTCCACCGCTGTTGGCAGAGCGGAGcgctgaggcggcggcgcgggggctaGCAGCGGTGAGGGGTCCGGTGGCGGTGCGGGGACCCGCCGTTCCTCGCAGTGGCCTGAAGCTGGCCATGCTCGACGGGCCAGCCCGTGCCTGGGCCCTCGGTGCAGCTCGTGGGCCGACACGGCCCGGTATGAAAATTAACAAGCCTTGCCGGGCTCGTGTCGGACCGGACCGAGCAGCCCGAATGGACAACtatagctgcagcctgcaggagcTTGCTCGCAAATTCTTGATTCGGAATTTTGGAAAGTACCGAGTGGAAGATAACGACCTGCACCGCTCGGCATGGCACGGGGCATGGCCGCCGATCGTTCTGTCCCGTCCTGAACACCTGCATGAGGTCGCTCGCGGTGATGACGGCGGACAGGATGATGACGCTGCCGGCGAGCccggcgaccacgccgccgTTCTGGAGCCCCACCCACCAGCCGAAGGCGAGCACGGCGATCTTTCCGTGCGTGGGCCCGAGGTCCACGTTCATGCCGGTGCCGTACGCGTTACAGAACGCGAACAGCGGCGCGGCGAGGTAGGCGACAGCGAAGTGGGTGGGCCTCAGCTGGGGGTAGAGGAACGGTATGGCGACGATGGAGACGGCTGCCAGGGCGATGTAGCCAGCGACTGCGGCCGGGTCGTACACCCGGTCGCGGAGGAACAcctgcgcccgccgccgatCGTCGAagctccgcgccggccgccggccgtcggCGCCAAGGTCCATGGACGGCTGCGCGGCCAGTCGGGGGTGGCGCCGCCTGTGCATCGCGCGGAGCGTCCGGAGCAGGATGAAGAGCAGCTGGCAGAGGCCGTCGGCGAGGACCATGGCTATCCCGATGAACCATCGGTAGGTGTTGATGCCGCCGACGCCACGAGGGTACCAGCACCCCTCCTTCGTCTTGATGTACGGCAACATGATCCCCCAGGACACCAGGGATCCCGCGAGCATCGAGATGGTGATCTTGTACGGGCTCAGCAACCCGACGCCGATGTCGGTCATGGAGAAGTCGAAGGAGAACCCAAGTCGAGCTGCGGTAATGCCGAAATCGGGAACGACAGGAAGCCGCAGTGCACGCCGCCTTCGAAGAACCACTGCCAGAGCGACGACGCCATGGCTCCGCCAAAGGATTTGAATATGACTGACACTTGCTTACTGCGGCGTGAAAAAAGGGGGGAAATTCTGTAAGGCACGTTGCTTTTATCCAGGAAATCTTGCGGCATGGCACTTGATTTGTTGCATCAACTGCTACCTTGCTTGTTTGGCGCCTTGCGGCGTGTGGATTCTGTTGATGAGGTGCGCCGTGGCCGTTCCGGTCGGGAACGTGAGGTGGTGCCGGATGATGAGGCTGTTCCTGAAGGGCATGATGGCGAAGATGCCGACGAAGTTGGTGAGGAAGAGGAACCCGAGCAGTCGGGCGATCTGAGGCTCCTCGATGTTCCTGCCGCTGttctcggcgccgccgtcgccctcggCCGAGCTCCTGCTCATCGCCAGGATGTAGGACCCGAACCCCCCTGCTCGTTCATCCGCAGGCCACGCGCGAGGAAGCGATCGGTTAGGCAAAATCGATGATCTGGGCACCAGAAATGATACGAAATCCTGGAGTTTTGGAACAAGACCGGCCCGGCGCGTACCGGTGTAGGCGATGTTGGTGCAGGAGACGACGAAGGTCTGGATGACGGCGTTCTCCTGGCGCGTGAAGGGGAGCTACGCCACCCCGCAGCCGTGGAGCAGGCGCACCCACCACCGGGAGAGGAAGAAGCTCATGAGCCCCGCGGGGATGGTGAGGAAGGGCAGGTACACCGAGGTGAGGCTCAGCTTCATGGCCACGATGCTCAGCACCACGCCCAGGGCGACGCCCACGGCCACCGAGCGCGCCGTGATCATCTCCGACGGCGTCGGCACCGGCTCCCCCTCGAACACCTGCTCCGtcgacgggccggcggcggcgtcatcctcctcctcctcccgcgccggctGGTCGCCGTTGCCGCTGGCCGGAGGCTCCATTTGCGCGCGGCGAACGCTAGCTCACGCCAGGTAAGCGCTTGCTAACGTTGCCGCGCGCGCACCGGCCCCCTCCTTCTGCCCAGCCGATCGGTTGCCTTGCCTGCGGGAATTTGAACTCGGGAGGGCCTTTTTATGGAGGTGGGGGGAGATCGTTCGGTTAGCTGGGTTGGTTTGCGATTTCGGACGCGTGACAGTTAATTTGATTGTTAAGTGAAGTGCTAGCTGATGCTAAAGATAGCCATTTGCGTGTGCTGTTGTGGCGGTAGTGCGGGTTGTTGTACCGCTGCATGCGATGCTGGAGCAAGGGCGAAAATGGctttagatatagatataagATGTGCcttttgttttataaataatgTTTAAATTGGATAATTTGTATGCAAATTttacttaggccccgtttggatcattggaattgaattccatcctaataatcataatttagacacaaattaattaagctaatataattgtatgtggaatatagttgtatattatagttggtgatatgggagagatacttatatgctgcacttctactatagagaagcgagtctaagagcatgctataagaattgaattccattctaataaacataatctatagaatcaatttccatctcccaccccatgaatttaagataggcttatatctaaactttggaaagttgtggaatgctacattccaacataaattagcctactccattaaatagattccaattccttcaaaatgaagggacccaaacagggccttagatTATATTTCGTAATGATATACATGGATAATTGATATGTAAATTAGAAAACTATCCTATATTGTCTTTCGTAATGTCAAAACAAAGATCGGAGAGTTAATTTAgattattttcataatggcagagagtcataatttagatatagatttagaggaCCGCTTTGGATTACATTTATAATGACATGGGTGGGTAATTCTTTTAGAAAACAAAATATGCAACAACTGTTATTAGCTATGATTATTAAAGTGTAAGAAATTAATTGCCAGTTGTTTTTAATTTTTGTAAGAAATTCctgaatttatttctttttttctagcaCATCCTGCGAGGATTAGTATGAAGGCACCGAAGGAGTGTTGAATCAGTCAGTTATAGTAAAATAAGATGACCTTATGACGTTCTAAATGCCAACGCACTGACACGCAAAGGATTGCTTGTACTGTGAACAATTGGGAAAACAAAACATGTGACAATATTCAGGAAAGTGCGATCAGCTCCGTTAAATCTGAAGTGGCTCAACAAGAACCTAGACTACGGCGACGTGGATACTGTTGCTAGGAACGCATCCAGGCGCTTATTTACACTTGGAGTCAGGAACATGATGCACATCGGTGGCCGCGCGTTGGACAGCTTGAGCATGGACCACAGCAGCGTCCCAACACCGTCCCCGCATATAAGtccggcggccaccgccggcgaccgTGCACGCGCGCCGTCGCCATCGAGCCTCCTCCACAGGTACATCACGATGCTCCCGATGAACATGCCGATGGGTATCTCGGGCGGCAGGAAGAACGCGACGGCCACGGCGATGGTGCACGGGAGGTAccgccctccgcgccaccccctccGCGCGGACACCTCGCCGAGCACGTTCACGGCCAGCGTCATGGCGAAGAAGACCTTGCAGAGCAGCAGGCTGTGCCTGGGCAGCCCTTGCTGGGACAGTGCCAGCATGGCCATGCCACGGTACATCTTGGCGAACGAAGCATCgggggcgccgtcgccgccgttgtACACCCCGTACAGCATCCAGAAGATGAGCGGGTTGATGACGCAACCCACCACCGTCCCAGCGATCTGGCCGATGAACACCGCGTGCGGCGAGGTGAGGGTGAGGTACCCCGTCCTGAACACCTGCATGAGGTCgctggcggtggcgacggcggacacgaggatgacgccggcggcgagcccggcgACCAGGCCGCCGTTGCCGAGCCCcacccaggagccgaaggctAGCACGGCAATCCTTCCGTACGTCGGCGCGACGCTGACGTCCGTCATGCCGGTACCGTACGCATTGC
This portion of the Setaria viridis chromosome 7, Setaria_viridis_v4.0, whole genome shotgun sequence genome encodes:
- the LOC117863330 gene encoding methionine aminopeptidase 1B, chloroplastic; this translates as MAIRVPSMELHRPAPLVSGGRGKTCLQKKPFLVQAKRLGGLEKASTRGAQESGQPKKRAPLIRGTVSPPLPVPGNIPRPPYVGTKDVPEIAKEIQMHDKESIIHMRAACELAARVLEYAGTLVKPSVTTDEIDKAVHKMIIDAGAYPSPLGYGGFPKSVCTSVNECMCHGIPDSRALQDGDIINIDVTVYLNGYHGDTSKTFLCGEVDEASKRLVKVTEECLLRGISTCKHGTSFKKIGRRISEHAERHGLGVVECFVGHGVGRVFHSEPIIYHQRNNKPGQMVEGQTFTIEPILSMGSTDCDMWDDGWTAVTTDGSLAAQFEHTILITRTGAEILTKC